A single genomic interval of Aegicerativicinus sediminis harbors:
- the porT gene encoding type IX secretion/gliding motility protein PorT/SprT, which translates to MKQLLFVIGFLMIAHSAPAQLFSKEKILNQENFDKQRLTWGFFLGLNTYDFKFTYNRDQSDIQTKMNTGFNVGLVSDLRLNDYFNIRFEPGLYINQRDLYYGEDWFNGQSVNDNDLLREVKSTYVHFPVLLKVSTKRLNNFKPYVLGGVSAALNLSSNQENPDDNSVGQFRTKRSMLFWEVGFGIDFYLYWFKFSPSIRGVFAINDEVVRDRDPNSPWTNNINSMQSRGVFLNFTFQ; encoded by the coding sequence ATGAAGCAATTACTTTTTGTTATTGGATTTTTGATGATTGCGCACAGCGCGCCAGCTCAATTATTTTCTAAGGAAAAAATCCTAAACCAAGAAAATTTTGATAAACAGCGATTGACATGGGGTTTCTTTCTGGGGCTCAATACCTATGATTTTAAATTTACCTACAATAGAGACCAAAGTGACATTCAAACAAAAATGAATACTGGGTTTAATGTTGGTTTAGTTTCAGACTTAAGGTTAAATGATTATTTCAATATAAGGTTCGAACCAGGTCTATATATTAATCAAAGGGACCTATATTACGGCGAAGATTGGTTTAATGGGCAAAGTGTTAATGATAATGACCTATTGCGTGAAGTAAAATCTACCTACGTACATTTTCCAGTTCTTTTAAAGGTTTCAACTAAACGCTTAAATAATTTTAAGCCTTACGTTCTCGGTGGAGTTTCAGCCGCCTTGAATCTATCAAGTAACCAAGAAAACCCAGATGATAACAGCGTTGGCCAGTTTAGAACTAAACGCAGTATGTTATTTTGGGAAGTTGGCTTTGGAATCGACTTTTACCTTTATTGGTTTAAATTCAGCCCTTCCATTCGTGGTGTTTTTGCCATTAATGATGAAGTAGTAAGAGACCGTGATCCCAATAGTCCTTGGACCAACAATATAAATTCAATGCAATCTAGGGGGGTATTCTTAAACTTTACCTTTCAGTAG
- a CDS encoding TrkH family potassium uptake protein has protein sequence MKLNTKIIWHFFGLLMVFNGGFMLLAALISLIYQDGVTPKIALAGFLVSAVGALMMFVTKDHRKELNKREGYVVVAFGWVVMAFTGTLPYLFTGSIPTITEAFFETMSGYTTTGASILNDIEIVPKGVLFWRSLTHWIGGMGIIVLAVAILPLLGIGGMQLFAAEAPGPSADKLHPRITDTAKRLWLIYFGYTAAETLLLQAAGMSFFDAINHALSTLSTGGFSTKNASVAHWNGEPIIQYIIIVFMFLAGTNFVLSYFAFKGRVQKVIRDEEFKLYFRFIFIFTVIASLIIYFRADFLQSTIDHPMVWGRGESSFRHGLFQVLAIITTTGFVSADYTAWTPFLTVFFFGLMFLGGSAGSTSGGIKVVRHLLMIKNGFLEFKRALHPNAVLPVRYNSKSIRGEIVFNILGFFILYMLSFIIGSVVFGMMQIDFTSSVGLAASTLGNVGPALGSFGPVYNYSALPMIGKWWACFLMLIGRLELFTVLILLTPFFWRNR, from the coding sequence ATGAAATTGAACACTAAGATTATTTGGCATTTTTTCGGACTGCTAATGGTGTTCAATGGGGGATTTATGTTATTAGCCGCACTGATCAGCCTTATTTATCAGGATGGGGTTACTCCAAAAATTGCATTGGCTGGATTCTTGGTATCTGCTGTTGGTGCCTTAATGATGTTCGTTACCAAAGACCATCGTAAAGAATTAAATAAGCGAGAAGGTTATGTTGTTGTTGCTTTCGGCTGGGTGGTAATGGCATTTACAGGAACATTACCATACCTGTTTACAGGTTCTATTCCTACTATTACTGAAGCGTTTTTTGAAACAATGTCTGGATATACTACCACAGGGGCATCGATTTTAAATGATATAGAAATTGTACCCAAAGGAGTTTTGTTCTGGCGAAGCCTAACCCACTGGATAGGTGGGATGGGAATAATTGTTCTTGCAGTAGCAATTTTACCACTACTGGGTATTGGTGGTATGCAGTTATTCGCAGCTGAAGCTCCTGGGCCAAGTGCCGACAAATTGCATCCACGTATCACAGACACGGCTAAGCGTCTTTGGTTAATCTATTTTGGCTATACCGCTGCTGAGACTTTGTTGCTGCAAGCTGCAGGAATGTCTTTTTTTGATGCCATTAATCATGCGCTTTCTACCTTGTCTACCGGAGGTTTTTCGACCAAAAATGCTAGTGTAGCCCATTGGAATGGGGAACCAATCATTCAATATATCATTATTGTCTTTATGTTTTTAGCAGGGACCAATTTCGTTTTGAGCTATTTTGCTTTTAAAGGAAGGGTTCAAAAAGTAATTAGGGATGAAGAATTCAAATTGTATTTTAGGTTTATCTTCATATTTACGGTTATCGCTTCTTTGATAATATATTTTAGGGCTGATTTCTTACAATCCACCATAGATCATCCAATGGTCTGGGGTAGAGGTGAAAGTTCCTTTAGGCATGGTTTATTTCAAGTTCTAGCAATTATTACCACAACAGGTTTTGTTTCAGCGGATTATACCGCCTGGACACCATTTCTAACAGTCTTTTTCTTCGGATTGATGTTTCTTGGAGGAAGTGCGGGCAGTACATCGGGAGGTATTAAGGTTGTACGTCATTTGTTAATGATTAAAAATGGATTCTTAGAATTTAAACGTGCATTGCACCCTAATGCAGTATTACCAGTTCGATATAATTCAAAATCTATACGAGGTGAGATCGTATTTAATATTCTAGGATTTTTTATTCTTTATATGCTATCCTTTATCATTGGCTCCGTAGTTTTTGGAATGATGCAGATCGATTTTACTTCCTCAGTTGGTTTAGCCGCTTCAACTCTCGGAAATGTTGGTCCAGCGCTCGGTAGCTTTGGGCCAGTTTACAATTATTCGGCCTTACCTATGATCGGTAAATGGTGGGCCTGTTTTCTCATGCTGATAGGCAGGTTGGAGCTTTTTACAGTCCTTATACTTTTAACACCATTTTTCTGGCGTAATCGCTAA
- a CDS encoding DUF6807 family protein, which yields MTNNLINYRININFLQALYWAIFIFSTTIGYSQKVELDTLTDGFLFKDSEGPILKYQVQPKSKNGKFSRNNYLHPVYGWNGEIITEDFPEDHLHHRGIFWAWHQIYKDSVRLGDGWTLEGVRWNIENTEAKSVMDMLMIVNKVHWYSPKIVDTLDSQIPFIEEKNSIYVHPKSENYRLIQIRIALRALSPGIKIGGSEDEKGYGGFSARIKLPNNLSFRNKNGSVKPDNLPIEGYGWMDFTGNIENEKQPSGIAILCNSNNPYYPENWILRSEKSMQNAVYPYPGSRIIEVPQDKPIVLEYRLIIHDGSFSVKDLQILHSIYSATD from the coding sequence TTGACAAATAATTTAATAAACTATAGGATTAACATAAATTTTCTCCAAGCGCTTTATTGGGCAATTTTTATTTTTTCGACAACAATTGGATATTCCCAGAAAGTAGAGCTAGACACTTTAACAGACGGATTCTTATTCAAAGATTCTGAAGGTCCTATCCTTAAATATCAGGTACAACCTAAATCTAAAAACGGAAAATTTTCAAGAAACAATTATTTACATCCTGTTTATGGATGGAATGGTGAAATAATAACAGAAGACTTTCCTGAAGACCACTTGCATCATAGAGGAATTTTCTGGGCATGGCATCAAATTTATAAGGATTCGGTGCGACTTGGTGATGGTTGGACTTTAGAGGGCGTTCGTTGGAACATTGAAAACACTGAGGCTAAATCAGTCATGGACATGCTTATGATAGTCAATAAGGTTCACTGGTATTCTCCTAAAATTGTGGACACTTTGGATAGCCAAATCCCTTTTATTGAGGAGAAAAATTCAATTTATGTACATCCGAAATCGGAAAATTATCGTCTTATACAAATAAGAATTGCATTACGGGCTCTAAGTCCTGGTATTAAAATTGGAGGATCTGAAGATGAAAAGGGTTATGGGGGTTTTTCTGCTAGAATTAAACTACCGAATAACTTAAGTTTTAGAAATAAAAATGGATCGGTAAAACCAGATAATCTACCCATTGAAGGATATGGCTGGATGGATTTTACCGGTAATATAGAAAATGAGAAACAGCCATCTGGAATAGCGATTCTTTGCAATTCCAACAATCCCTATTATCCCGAAAATTGGATTTTGCGATCTGAAAAGAGCATGCAAAATGCGGTCTATCCGTATCCAGGTTCAAGGATAATTGAAGTTCCCCAAGACAAGCCTATTGTACTAGAATATCGACTAATTATACACGATGGATCATTTAGTGTAAAGGATTTACAAATTCTTCACAGTATTTACTCCGCTACAGATTAG
- the trkA gene encoding Trk system potassium transporter TrkA, which produces MKIIIAGAGEVGFHLAKLLSYESQEITLIDTDRVNLAYASDHLDIRVVKGDATSITVLKDARIKNVDLFIAVTSSETTNITSSVLAKQLGAKRTIARIANVEFIENQEDVGFTKFGIDELISPESLAAAEIELLLNQYGFNDSYEFEDGVLTMLSLRLSRTASFVGKTVQEAAEHFPELHFVPIAIQRYATQYTLIPRGDTLFKEGDKVVFITSKGGDMELFELSGKVKSEIKNVMILGGSQIGLKTSRELCQSKFKVKIIEKDKDIAFDLADELPDVLVINGDGRNVELLEEENIEDMDAFISVTGNSETNIMSCLVAKSKGVKKTIALVENMDYYQLSQSIGIDTLINKKLLAANNIFRFIRKGEVVAMTKLNNLNAELLEFEVKSASRITQKKIKDLKFPRSAIIGGVIREGKGIIPLGDFQIDIGDKVVVCCLPTSITRVEEFFF; this is translated from the coding sequence ATGAAGATTATAATCGCTGGGGCAGGGGAAGTAGGGTTCCATCTTGCTAAGCTGCTTTCTTATGAATCACAAGAAATAACTCTTATAGACACTGATCGAGTTAACTTAGCTTATGCTAGTGACCATCTAGATATAAGGGTTGTTAAAGGAGATGCAACTTCCATTACTGTCTTAAAGGATGCTCGTATAAAGAATGTAGATTTATTTATAGCCGTAACTTCTTCTGAAACAACAAATATTACCTCTAGTGTCCTTGCTAAACAATTGGGAGCCAAACGAACCATTGCACGGATAGCTAATGTTGAATTTATTGAAAATCAAGAGGATGTAGGTTTTACCAAATTTGGAATTGATGAGTTGATTTCACCTGAATCTTTAGCTGCAGCTGAAATAGAATTACTTTTAAATCAGTATGGATTTAATGATAGCTACGAGTTTGAAGACGGCGTGCTAACCATGTTAAGTTTACGTCTCTCAAGAACCGCTAGTTTTGTTGGTAAAACTGTACAAGAAGCCGCAGAACATTTCCCAGAACTTCATTTTGTCCCTATCGCTATTCAACGCTATGCAACCCAATATACTTTAATTCCAAGAGGAGATACGCTTTTCAAAGAAGGGGACAAGGTTGTTTTCATCACTTCCAAAGGTGGTGATATGGAATTGTTTGAACTTTCTGGTAAAGTTAAAAGTGAAATAAAGAATGTAATGATTTTGGGTGGAAGTCAAATTGGTTTGAAAACTTCTAGGGAATTGTGCCAATCAAAATTTAAGGTTAAAATTATTGAGAAGGATAAAGATATTGCTTTCGATTTGGCTGATGAACTTCCAGATGTGTTGGTGATAAACGGAGATGGTAGAAATGTGGAATTATTGGAGGAAGAGAATATTGAGGATATGGATGCATTTATCTCCGTTACCGGTAATTCTGAAACCAATATTATGTCCTGCCTAGTGGCAAAATCGAAAGGCGTTAAAAAAACAATTGCATTAGTAGAGAATATGGATTATTATCAGCTTTCTCAATCAATCGGAATCGATACATTAATAAATAAGAAACTCCTAGCGGCAAATAATATATTCAGATTTATTAGAAAGGGAGAGGTTGTAGCTATGACCAAACTTAATAACTTAAATGCGGAGTTGCTGGAGTTTGAGGTTAAATCTGCCTCTAGAATTACCCAAAAGAAAATAAAGGATTTAAAATTTCCTCGCTCTGCCATTATCGGTGGGGTCATTAGAGAGGGTAAAGGAATAATCCCATTAGGAGATTTTCAAATAGATATTGGTGATAAAGTCGTAGTTTGCTGCTTGCCGACTTCCATTACACGAGTTGAAGAATTCTTTTTTTAA
- a CDS encoding TrmH family RNA methyltransferase, whose translation MLSKSQQKLINSLQNKKYRKKNGLFVVEGVKGVSEFLNSKYIHHELFSTEDLFSLPFVDITETDLNKISFLQSPNKVLGLFRIPEPKNIVDLGLIVALDNVRDPGNLGTIIRLCDWFGVKQLICNEGTVDCYNPKVVQATMGSLTRVNINYLNLSNYLEMTKQPIFGAFMEGENVYSAELPRSGILVMGNEANGISSEIEKLVSKKLSIPSYGSVETAESLNVATATAILLSEFRRTTER comes from the coding sequence ATGCTATCTAAATCTCAACAAAAACTAATTAATTCTCTTCAGAACAAAAAGTATCGTAAAAAAAATGGACTTTTTGTTGTAGAGGGAGTAAAAGGTGTGAGTGAGTTTCTAAATTCAAAGTATATACATCACGAACTTTTTTCCACTGAAGATTTGTTCAGTCTTCCTTTTGTAGATATTACCGAAACAGACCTTAATAAGATTAGTTTTTTACAATCTCCCAATAAAGTTTTAGGTCTCTTCCGAATTCCTGAACCAAAAAATATTGTGGATTTAGGATTGATAGTTGCTTTAGACAATGTGAGGGACCCAGGAAATTTAGGTACCATAATAAGATTATGCGATTGGTTTGGTGTAAAACAATTGATTTGCAATGAGGGTACTGTTGATTGTTACAATCCTAAGGTAGTTCAGGCTACAATGGGATCTTTAACTAGGGTAAACATAAATTATTTGAACCTTTCTAATTATCTGGAGATGACTAAACAGCCAATTTTTGGAGCCTTTATGGAGGGTGAAAATGTTTATTCTGCTGAACTGCCAAGGTCAGGAATTTTGGTAATGGGGAATGAAGCCAATGGAATCTCCTCTGAAATTGAAAAGTTGGTAAGTAAGAAATTGTCTATCCCTTCTTACGGTTCTGTTGAAACGGCAGAAAGCCTAAATGTTGCAACTGCCACCGCAATCCTCTTAAGTGAATTCAGGAGAACTACTGAAAGGTAA
- the tamL gene encoding translocation and assembly module lipoprotein TamL, with protein sequence MNYPFKYVGLLIIVLLIFSSCNVLKRVGEDEQLLVENEILVNGEKEKDEEVTNNIFQKPNTSLLGLPIKLHIYNLARPNIDSILNEKYHNPEKPKTFLRNLLSLKQYEAWVRSQKNLNSWIKRIGEPPAIFNPQQATKTTVQLDKYYYSIGYFDAEVSYDTIPKNESRKIKAQYNVETGERYLLDSIFKTISTPIVDSLYVSTKNESILKKGDPYFEDNYTAERDRITSVMRNSGVYHFQEDYVFFTLDTIGKDHKLDTEILIGDREIRVGDSTYREPFRIYKINNVNIYPDYSFDNRNETIKDTVTYKHFNFYTVDKLKYRPRALADAIFLTKDEIFRNINVTRTARGLSQLNTFRYPSIEAVEVNDSTLDYNIFLAPRKKYELGFNFDVTQSDIQTIGFTVSSGIKIRNIFRGAENLEFSLLGSIGSSRDASLSSNRDQFFDINEVGANLKLIIPRIFFPFKTDKIIKKYMSPSTRISATMTGQRNIGLDKQTFTTSFTYNWKPKDIITLNADLFNIQYVKNLNVENYFRVYENSFKRLNQIAMSTGYIPDQETLLIPEGADQFIEDVLNNNTSLTPDDRDYVSVANINQRKQRLTQDNLIFAANFGYIRDKRESLFDDEFSLFRFRVELAGNTLSSVSKLINLQKDSEGRYEIFGVPYSQYTKFEVDYIKYWNLGAKNIFAIRAYGGIAIPYGNASNIPFSKSFFAGGPNDNRAWTAYNLGPGSSQTTNEFNEANFKLAFSAEQRFNLIGPFNGAVFVDVGNIWNIFDDVTDEGATFDGFSSLKDIAVGSGFGLRYDFKYFVLRGDVGFKTYNPSQPLGDRWFRNYNFASAVYNIGINYPF encoded by the coding sequence TTGAATTATCCATTTAAATACGTTGGACTTCTAATAATTGTCCTGTTAATTTTCTCTTCCTGCAACGTTTTAAAACGGGTTGGGGAGGATGAACAATTATTGGTTGAAAATGAAATTCTAGTTAATGGCGAAAAGGAGAAGGATGAAGAAGTAACAAATAACATTTTTCAAAAGCCAAACACCTCATTATTGGGCCTTCCAATTAAACTACACATTTACAACTTAGCTCGACCCAATATTGATTCTATACTAAATGAGAAATACCATAATCCTGAAAAACCCAAAACTTTTCTAAGAAATTTACTCTCGTTAAAACAGTATGAAGCTTGGGTAAGATCCCAAAAAAACTTGAATTCTTGGATAAAACGAATTGGTGAACCTCCTGCAATTTTTAACCCTCAGCAAGCTACCAAGACCACTGTTCAACTTGACAAATATTACTATAGTATTGGGTATTTTGATGCAGAAGTATCTTATGATACTATACCCAAAAATGAATCCAGAAAAATTAAAGCCCAATATAATGTTGAAACTGGAGAACGATATCTACTGGATTCGATTTTTAAAACCATTTCTACTCCTATTGTAGACTCTCTATATGTTTCTACAAAAAATGAATCTATATTGAAAAAAGGAGATCCCTATTTTGAAGATAACTACACGGCAGAAAGAGATAGGATTACATCCGTAATGCGTAATTCAGGGGTTTATCATTTTCAAGAAGATTATGTTTTTTTCACTTTAGATACTATTGGTAAAGACCACAAACTCGACACAGAAATTTTAATTGGAGATCGGGAAATCCGAGTTGGTGATTCGACCTATCGTGAGCCATTTAGAATTTATAAAATTAATAATGTAAATATTTACCCCGATTATTCCTTCGATAATAGAAATGAAACCATAAAAGATACGGTTACCTATAAACATTTTAATTTCTATACTGTAGACAAATTAAAATATAGGCCGAGGGCATTAGCCGATGCAATATTTTTAACGAAGGATGAAATATTTAGAAATATCAATGTTACAAGAACAGCTAGGGGTTTAAGCCAATTAAACACCTTTAGATACCCCTCCATTGAGGCCGTAGAGGTTAATGATAGTACTTTGGACTACAACATATTCCTAGCTCCTCGTAAAAAATATGAGCTTGGGTTTAATTTTGATGTTACCCAAAGTGATATCCAAACAATTGGATTTACGGTGAGTAGTGGTATAAAAATTAGAAATATTTTTAGAGGGGCTGAAAATCTTGAGTTTTCTCTTTTAGGTTCCATTGGTTCCTCTAGAGATGCAAGCTTGTCTAGTAATCGCGATCAGTTTTTTGATATTAATGAAGTGGGAGCCAATTTGAAATTAATAATACCCCGTATTTTCTTTCCCTTTAAAACGGATAAGATTATTAAAAAATACATGTCGCCTAGCACGAGGATTTCGGCTACAATGACTGGTCAGCGTAATATCGGACTTGACAAGCAGACTTTTACAACTTCGTTTACTTATAATTGGAAACCAAAGGACATTATAACACTAAATGCAGATCTTTTCAATATCCAATACGTGAAAAATTTGAATGTCGAAAATTACTTTAGGGTATATGAAAATTCTTTCAAGCGCTTAAACCAAATAGCCATGAGTACAGGCTATATTCCCGACCAAGAGACTTTATTAATCCCTGAAGGTGCAGACCAATTTATTGAAGATGTTTTAAATAACAACACAAGCCTAACCCCAGATGATAGGGATTATGTTTCTGTTGCAAACATCAATCAAAGAAAACAAAGACTAACTCAGGACAACTTAATTTTCGCAGCTAATTTTGGCTATATAAGGGATAAACGGGAAAGTCTTTTTGATGATGAATTTTCACTATTTAGATTTAGAGTGGAATTGGCCGGTAATACGCTTTCCTCAGTATCGAAACTTATCAATCTCCAAAAAGATTCGGAAGGTAGGTATGAAATTTTTGGGGTCCCTTATTCACAATACACAAAATTTGAAGTTGATTATATTAAATATTGGAATCTTGGAGCGAAAAATATTTTTGCAATCCGAGCTTATGGTGGTATTGCCATACCTTACGGCAACGCCAGCAATATTCCATTTTCCAAATCATTCTTTGCAGGTGGACCCAATGACAACCGTGCATGGACAGCCTATAACTTAGGACCCGGAAGTTCACAAACAACTAACGAATTTAATGAGGCCAATTTTAAATTGGCATTCTCAGCAGAACAGCGATTTAATTTAATAGGTCCATTTAATGGGGCTGTATTTGTAGATGTTGGTAATATCTGGAACATTTTCGATGATGTTACTGATGAAGGTGCAACCTTTGACGGGTTTAGTTCACTTAAAGATATTGCCGTAGGATCGGGTTTTGGTCTTCGTTATGATTTCAAGTATTTTGTGTTAAGGGGAGATGTCGGTTTTAAAACTTACAACCCATCTCAACCTTTGGGTGACCGTTGGTTTAGGAATTATAATTTTGCCTCAGCGGTTTACAACATAGGTATTAATTATCCTTTTTAG
- a CDS encoding pyridoxal phosphate-dependent aminotransferase — MDQLSDRIKNLSTSQTLAMAAKARELREQGKDIIGLSLGEPDFEIPDFVKDSAIAAINEGYNTYTPVDGYGELKQAIITKFKRDNNLSYKPSQIVVSTGAKQSLANVALVALNPGDEVLLPCPYWVSYAEIVKLAEGTPVEVQTSLENDFKLTPDQLRAAITPRTKMIWYSSPCNPSGSVYSKEELRALADVLKDFPQIIVVSDEIYEHINFVGGHASMAEFEDMYDRTVTVNGVSKAYAMTGWRIGYIGAPEWIARACNKIQGQVTSGANCIAQRATITALNEPPSRIQYMINEFKERRSLILGLLGEIPGFKTSEPGGAFYVFPDISYYFGKTLKGTTIKDATDFSLFLLEHALVATVTGDAFGNPNCIRISYAASQSQIKEAIKRIKEALA, encoded by the coding sequence AAGGTAAAGATATTATTGGGTTGAGTTTGGGTGAACCAGACTTTGAAATTCCTGATTTTGTTAAAGATTCTGCAATTGCAGCAATAAATGAAGGTTACAACACCTATACTCCAGTTGATGGATACGGGGAGTTAAAACAAGCCATCATTACTAAGTTTAAACGCGATAACAATCTTTCATATAAACCATCCCAAATTGTAGTTTCAACAGGGGCGAAGCAATCTTTAGCAAATGTTGCTTTAGTCGCTCTTAATCCTGGAGACGAAGTGCTTTTGCCTTGTCCATATTGGGTAAGTTATGCTGAAATAGTTAAGTTGGCGGAGGGTACACCAGTAGAAGTTCAAACTTCTTTAGAAAATGATTTTAAATTAACTCCTGATCAACTTCGGGCGGCAATTACCCCAAGAACCAAAATGATTTGGTACAGTTCACCTTGTAACCCAAGCGGATCTGTTTATAGCAAAGAAGAATTGCGCGCCTTGGCAGATGTTTTGAAAGACTTTCCACAAATTATAGTTGTTTCAGATGAAATCTATGAGCATATAAACTTCGTTGGTGGTCATGCTAGCATGGCTGAGTTTGAAGATATGTACGATAGAACCGTAACCGTTAATGGTGTGTCTAAGGCATATGCTATGACAGGATGGAGAATTGGTTACATTGGTGCACCTGAATGGATAGCAAGAGCGTGCAATAAAATTCAAGGACAAGTTACTAGTGGAGCCAATTGTATTGCTCAACGTGCAACTATAACTGCCTTAAACGAACCTCCTTCTAGAATTCAATACATGATTAATGAATTTAAAGAGCGTAGATCCTTAATTCTTGGGCTCTTAGGAGAAATACCTGGCTTTAAAACTTCTGAACCAGGAGGTGCATTTTACGTATTCCCAGATATATCTTATTATTTCGGAAAAACTTTAAAAGGTACAACGATTAAGGATGCTACAGATTTTTCATTGTTTTTATTAGAACATGCATTAGTGGCAACTGTAACTGGAGACGCCTTCGGAAACCCTAATTGTATTAGAATTTCCTATGCAGCCTCACAATCGCAAATTAAAGAAGCAATTAAAAGAATAAAAGAGGCCTTAGCCTAA
- the ubiE gene encoding bifunctional demethylmenaquinone methyltransferase/2-methoxy-6-polyprenyl-1,4-benzoquinol methylase UbiE — protein sequence MASKVTPYKNSEKTKKEQVTTMFDKISGSYDELNRVISFGIDVKWRKKVVDLVKQINPNSILDIATGTGDLAINLMETKAEKIVGLDISPGMLEVGRKKVVEKKLNNTIELVEGDSEALPFEDNSFDAITVAFGIRNFENLELGLSEILRVLKPQGRFVILETSVPTKTPFKQGYRFYTKYILPAIGKVFSKDKSAYGYLSESAATFPYGETLNNILRKIGFINVEDLPLTLGVASIYIASKAETQKNELAQTE from the coding sequence ATGGCCTCAAAAGTTACTCCATATAAAAATAGCGAAAAGACAAAAAAAGAACAGGTAACCACCATGTTCGATAAAATTTCTGGCTCTTATGATGAACTAAATCGAGTTATATCCTTCGGAATCGATGTTAAATGGAGAAAAAAAGTTGTAGACCTTGTAAAGCAAATTAATCCAAATTCTATTTTGGATATAGCCACAGGTACAGGTGATTTAGCTATTAATTTGATGGAAACCAAGGCCGAAAAAATTGTTGGTCTGGATATTAGTCCAGGGATGTTAGAAGTTGGCAGAAAAAAAGTTGTTGAAAAAAAACTAAATAATACCATTGAACTTGTTGAAGGAGACTCTGAGGCATTACCCTTTGAAGATAATTCCTTTGATGCTATTACCGTAGCTTTTGGTATACGAAATTTTGAAAATCTGGAATTAGGTTTAAGTGAAATATTAAGAGTTCTTAAACCACAAGGGCGTTTCGTAATTTTAGAAACCTCTGTGCCAACTAAAACCCCATTTAAACAAGGCTACCGTTTCTACACTAAATATATATTACCGGCTATTGGCAAAGTTTTTTCAAAAGATAAATCTGCCTATGGTTATCTCTCAGAATCGGCTGCAACATTTCCATACGGAGAAACTCTCAACAATATTTTGCGGAAAATTGGGTTTATTAATGTCGAAGACCTGCCCCTAACATTAGGTGTGGCAAGTATCTATATAGCCTCAAAGGCTGAAACACAAAAGAACGAATTAGCACAAACCGAATAA